AACACTGACCCCAGATCAGAGAGACGTGACAGCtgttccctctttctttctttgcccTCCAGTTGCATAGAGCTCCAACCTTTATCTAGTGTATTTGTGTGGGTGCATCTGTCCTCAAAATTTTTCCAATCACTCCTCATCCCCGCTCTCTCTTtaattctctttttctctcactgtCTCTTTTTCTGCCCATAGCTAAACTCTCTGACTCATTCTAGTGAAtcatcaaccccccccccccaaacacacacggaGCCCACCGAGGTTGCCATGTCGACCACAGGGTTCAGCTGAGTTGGGTGGGggctttttctgtgtgtgtgtgtgcgtatgtgtgtatgtgtgtatttgctcTGCTACACTCCCCTGCCTCAGGTATGAGTGCTGAGGAGGCAGGTCACAACCTCTGACCTCATTCCTGCTGGTAACACATTTTCCTGAggcactgtaacacacacacacacacacatacacacacacacacacacacacacacacacacacacacacacacacacacacacacacactgtcattcCTATTCCTTATTCAGAACCCTTACTAATTCCCATGAATCTGTTGTTATTCCTTGCACagtaatatcaatatattgatatGTGTGCATGTTCCCAGATGGGACCCACAACACTGGAAGTCCAGCCCTGGGCGACAGACAAGCCGTCCTTTGCAGCAGAACTCAAACGTATCATCACATACATCACCAGGCCACAGGTAGGCTACATGGGACATCACGTAAATCATCGTAGTGCTGTCACTGTGTGCATTGAAACATTTCACACATTGACAGCCCTGTCAGTGGATACAAATGTCTGAATGCACTTTGAAGGCCTATAATAACATTACCTAACACAGTTTATACAATTCTAATTTGTATTTACTGAATATGGCATATTTAACTGTGGGAAActgtaaaattctgttaaaATGTTACCATGTTTTACAGACTGCAAAATAATAATAGGTCACAGATAAGCTGTGCGAAATGACAAGATGAGCATTACTAATCTCTGAGAtgagatgaaataaaatgtgaaaatatgaaCGAATACGAAGCTATACCAAATCACATACTACTGTAGGGGTCTCCAATCTTTTTGGCCCATGACCCTTTAAATAAGGTGTGTCTGCTTTTAATCTCTCATTAAAGGTTACATAGTTAGCGGTGAGCAATTTAACCTTAATTTCTCGTTTCAGATCATTTTCATATGAAAGGGTAAagaaaagatacaaaaatatcCAGTAtttttatgagaaaaaaacatttacagaatcgctcatagaaaaaaataatgacaatgACTGTCTTTGTGATTATCCTGTGACCCCTCAGATTTATCTTGTTGCCCCTTAAGGGGGTCCTACCTTAGGTTGGGAACAAATGAACAACAATATTTTGGGCCCTCCCTGAAGGTCATAAGCGACACTCTGGCTTACAAGGGGTCTACAGATACTGTAGCCAGGAGTTAGATCTTGCCAAGCCTTAAGAGTGGTCAATAAAAACTTCAGTTTACAACTACTTCACTTCTCCAACTGCAGACTTCCAGTGTGGGGGTTAACATAGCAGTAATATGATCAGTCAGGCACTGTCAGTATCCTGGCAGCAGAATTCTACAAAATTAAAGCCAGTGAGGACTTTCAGTTCCAGACTGGAAACTCCCATACAAGAGTTAAGACACATGTAAATGCTGGGGAACTGGGAGGGGAAATTATttaaccatgtactgtacattgttttgtttttgttctttaatTATTCAATATCAAGAAATTACGATGTGTGACTTAAGTTAAATGATTATCATTAACTCATTATCTCACACTTCAGAGTCATTTTGACCTGAAACTAATTCATGCTTAATATTTGGAAACACCCCTCACTGTCTGAAATGTTCTCACACATTTCACAAGATAAGCTTTCACATAAGTTATTCTTTAACTTCCTTAATTCTGTGTAACACTGTTCTCAGACTTCTGTTGGCCCATGTTATGTGACCCTCTTCTGTCTTGTCCATCTCCAGCTGAACTGCTCCAGGGTTTTGTCTCCAGGCCAGGCTCAGGCATCACAGCCCCCTGCAGATTCACCCCACTGGCTGCTGTGTGCGGAGGACTGGCTCCTTCCAGCTGCAGATGGACTGTGTGTTGCCTACTCCTTTAGGTGTGCCCCTATGTCTGAACACTATGTCCATGTGTCTGTGCATATGCTATGATGCGTATGCATTCAAATCGCTGGCAGAGTTGGAATAAACAATGCAATGCATATTTAATCATGCATGCAATAATCTTCAAACCACCTCTGTGCTCCCTTGCCTCTCGGACtatctttttgtgtttgtgtttgtctctctaGTATGGATGGGGGTGATGCAGACTTTCTAAAGACTGTGTTAGGGCTGGGATGTGAAGTCCACAGTTTTGATCCCAGCAACTCCAATGCATCTGGTGGTCACCTTGGCAATAGTTTGGCCAATAACCATGGTAATGGAGGCGTGGTCAGCCAGCACAAGATGTGGCTGGAGTGGCGAGCTCCAAGGAAGCGCAAGCAGAAAACAAGAGGCAACTTGGGTAGTGTTTCTCAAACACTGGCAGACATCATGGCAGCTCTAGGACATCACACAgtaagagagacacacacacacacacacacacacacacacacttggagaAACATTGCCGAACAACCACACCTTAGAGTCTTTTCACCCCAAGCTCTTACTTGAATGTTCCCATAGCAACAGGGCTCTAGGCCATTCCCTGGCTGCCATGGCAACAATTTCATTGAGTGAATCACACACTGGCCCAGTTACATCCTACAGCCACAAGAGGGAACTACATACCTATAGTTTGTGTATATGTGGGTTGAAACTAAAAGAAGCGTTGAAAGACATCTATTTATAAATGTTCTATGAagattttaataacattttccAGTAGTTTACTTTACAAAAGTCTAAGATAACAAACAGGCGTGCTATGGAAAGCAGTAACGTTgcacaatatcacaatattgtcTTCTTATATGGAATGCAGATATGATGAATTGTACTGAATATGTACAAAACTTCTTGTCAATTTCAACAAACCTTTCTCTTGCAATAACAACAGATGCATGATATCTTTAGGATGGCTATCTCAATTACCTTTCATTTATGCGCAaaataatactgtttttttaatttgtaaaacaaaataatttgtttattattattataatttgttgtattgattgatttattatttatttatttacttattttattaataattaattttttgatttataaaccacattgtgcttttatttgtaCTGTGAATAAATGATCATTATTGTGTAGTCCTACAGGTCAATAtaagtctatatatatatataattcaacTCTATATATTCTGTATTCTCCTTAGGTTCACTTCCTGTATGCTGACCTGCTAAGTGCTGAGTGGAGAGTTTTCCAGAACTTGATTGAGTTGGGAACTCTGCAGAGTGTCCATCATCTGGTTGCCACAGTGCACCTGCAATGGGCAGGGTTTGAGGTGGGCGGAACCAATGAGGAAGTGCTCCGCTATTGGTTCAGTGTCCTACTGGGTTTCCAAGCTTCTGGACTCAAGCTGGTCCACAGCTTTGCAGGAGAGGGTCACAGTGTCCTAAAACAGACAGTAGCAAATGTTCACAGctcctacacactcagctgGGCCAACACAAGACGATGACGGTCACCGATGATTATCGGTGTGGATCTATCATGATTTTGATATTGTATTAgaaaaaaagtggacaaaaaaGTGGGAGACGAGCAACAGGTCCGCGCTGTTTATATGTAGTGTCTGCGGATGTATTTGAAGCCTGTGCTGGACGCAAgggggggaaagaaaatcttttcGACTGCGCATGCACAAAGGGATAGGACCCAGTAGCGTAGCCTTAGAAGgtgaagcctatacgaaatggAACAGTTTTTGTGTACATTGCTGTAGGCCTTAAAGTTCTTTTATGTGCAATAATTATATACATTGAAGAGAAGATTAAATTATATTGAGACTAATGCCTAGTGTGAAATATGCAGAAATGCGTTCATTGTACTGATGCATTTTTGCACTCCACTGTCTACTGTAtgacaaagaagaaaacaatgaaaCTGTGTTATAAATGTGCATTAATGCCAaaataaaataccaaataaACCCAAAGGTCATTGACTATCACTTTGTATGTACATGGAGATTCTTGATCATtccaaacacattaacaaacatAAGAAGATGGGTTATGTTTCTCAGTTAGGGTTACATTACTGTGCGTTGAAATTTATGGCATCTGGCAGAAAGAATGTTTTACATTACTTTCTATGATAtgtgaataatttaaaaagGGTGTTAGGTTAATATCGAATGAAAGGAGGTAGATGAGCTAATTAAGTGTCCCTTTCCTCACCAGATAGGCCTTGCACCCACATGCAAACCTACATAAATCATCCTTGTAGTGTATATGGAAGTATACAATTACAACTCATGACTTAATATGGTTTATATTAATGagttgtttctgttttattataagagaagaaaacaaagatGGACCTATGTGGAGAGGTATGTACGTAGATACAAGAATATTACTGATATGATGATTTCTGATGTATGTGATAcctaatgtgtgtatttccaatACAATTTTAAGTGTAGTAATTCAAGTATAGAGTTAGTTTTTTCCTTTCAACATATTTGCACATACACTATAAAGCAAACTAAAAGAATAGGCCGCAATACTGGCTTAACTGTTTGGTCTAACATAAATAAGTCTAATGCACTGTAGCGCAAGACAAGGCTATAACGGCAACTTTCAAACACACGCGTTGTCTCAACACTGCCTTTTACCGTACGTTCCTAAACTTGAATAAACAATTAAACTTTTCTGGACACTGACTTGCCTCGCCTCCCATAAACCGTTCCAGTTTACACGGGACCAAGCAAGGCTCACGTGACAGCTATTCATCTATTTAGCTAAGTGCTTTTCTTcacattgtttttgtctttacacTTATGCATAAAGGCCAATGCCAGTCATTCCTCGGACGCGTTCCAACTCGCTGGAACACACGTAGAAATGTGTTTCTGCCTCCACCCTTCGTTACGCAAATTACGCACAGCTGTTTGCCACTAGTCAGGGTGGAGTTGCGCTTTTTACGTTTAAATTTCCACATCctgttttcagcaaaaacaGGCGCACAAGCCAATCAACTTACAGGAACTCAGTCGCTCGACCAATCAGAAGTTCACAATCCCGGGACTTTGGTAGCTCGTCCGTGTACTGTACTGCTGAACATTTCTTGTGAAAATCTTGAGACAGGATAACAACCAGACTGTATAGAGAGAGTCTACAATTGCCAATTTTGACGGTAAGTTAAGTACGTTTAGTCAGTATTGTCTTCATGAAGTGAAAGATGTAAACTTAATTTTGTTTGGGTGTTTCTTCGAGATAAGAGGCGCCGACAAGTTACTTCCTGCTCTAACAAGGCCGAGATCCCAAGTTACATTTTCGCTAATGTTGTGGGCGTCAAAGTGTAAAGTTTCCGAATGATTTCTTCTCCTGTAGTTGTTAATCTAGGAAAAATGATTAGAGTGTATTTAAGATATTAAACTTATTggtaaaacaataataatttcaaTGTGTCCATTTGACAGAACGGTTGACTGTACGTCTGCCAAACATGCCACGAACCACACAGCGCGGAGCTCCATTTGAGCTAGAAATCTCTACCAGCTCCACTTTCAATGGAATAAATGATAAACCTCAGAGCGTAAAATCATTCTCGCTTTGAAAACACGCATAGAAATGCCCCTATCAACGCAAAGGAAAGTGCAGACTTGAATCCACCTACTAATGCCATTTGTTCCATGACCTCATCATTGTCTGAACGTTAACATGAAAACTTGTAATTAGGCAAACGGAACGGGGAATAGGAAGCACTGCAGGGTATACTTCCAGTTGGCTAAATTCGGCCTACTTGCACTGTCTTGGTAACAGTGAGAGTCTCTGAGCACCTATGGGAGTTGTCATTTTCTGGACATATTCCTATGGCACTGTAGAGTTACTGCTTTGTGTGGGGAGTTTACTTTTTCAGGCATTAAATGTGATTCATCCAATATAATTTGAAATAATGACACTGCTGTAAGCATAACTGTGCATAAATCCTTATTGCAccagttttctctcttttcttatgTTAAATGGTCCTGTTCCACAGAAACTGGGTGGGTGCTGGATATTTTCTGAGAAATGTGGCTTTAGTTTTGCTTCTGCTTTAGCTCTGTCTGGTTCAGGGTTTATTTAAACATGCGTGTCTGGGTAATGTGAGCATGTGACTCATAGGGATGAAAGtaacaatcattttcattatcaagTAATCTGTTTTTATCATCTTTTGATTAATTGTGTTTAGTCTATTCTTTCTTTATTGTTATGAACCCAAGGTGATGCCTTTTGCATTTACATGTTTTCTCCAACCAAcattccaaaacccaaagagatttaaattacagtgatataaaacataaacaaaaacaaaaagcagcaaAGCATCACTTTTAAGAAGCTGGGACCTGTCATTTGTGCtagaaaaaataatgtaaatgatcTATCCATTATCAAAATGGTTGTTGATTAAATATTTGCCAGTAAACTAATTAAACATTATTTCAGCTCTAGACTTATTCGTACCACAGGTGTATGTAATAAATCTCAGTGCTGtcttttagtccttttttatgttttgtatgtcCATGCCTCAAATGTCCCACTTCCTCTTTCCCATCAGGGTTGGGccccccaacacacaacaccccaccATGCCTCTGGTTACGAGGAATATAGAGCCACGGCATGTGTGTCGACAGACCATCCCCTCTAACATCCGCAGTGAGCTGGAATGTGTCACCAATATCAGCCTGGCCAACATCATCCGCCAGCTCGGCAGCCTTAGTGAGTCTCTGCTGTGTGTCATTACTCTTGTCATTAAAATATTATGTAAATTGTTGATAACACTTGGCAAATGTGTATTGACCTGTGTATATTTGCATGTTTATACAAAGTTTTATTTGGATCTAGTTGTGAATATGCATTTATTGTGCATGTTGGAGACACATACTTCAATCAATGaaaatcgtgtgtgtgtgtgtgtctctgtgtgtctctgtgtgtctctgtgtgtctctgtgtaggTAAATATGCAGAAGATGTGTTTGGGGAGCTGTTTATCCAGGCTGGAGCATTTGCGATCAGAGTAAATACACTGGGAGAAAGAGTGGATCGACTGCAGGTAAAAGTCACCCAGCTGGACCCCAAAGAAGAGGAAGGTAAATACTCCCACATGTTACAGTTACTATTACTAATATTTCTACTGATGTTAGTATAAGAGTAGTTCAATAATTTGAATAAGGCTAAATTTAACATGAAATGAAACACTGACTTACACAACTTTGCTATTTAAATAACCTTGTTCCCCTTgagcactatatatatatatatatataaaatatattattcttTCTATTTCATCTGTATGTTTCTCTCTTAGTCTCTTTGCAGGCCATCACTACTCGTAAGGCCTTCCGAAGCAGTCTGACCCAGGACCAGCAGATGTTCACCAGGCCATCTCTGCCAATGCCTGTACAGGACACCTACAAAACCTGTAATCCGCCCCCACCCCTCAACTACCTCAGCCAATACCGGTAGGGCTCAGTAGACGCACAGATGCTCATCCACGGGTCATGTTCATACACTGGAGCATGACAAGCATTACATATTAAGACCATGTGCATGCATATGTGCACACAtggaaacacacatgcatgctatATTTTTGTCATGACTATACATTATTTAAACCAACCTCTCTAATGCATATGCAACAAGGAGTGGGTCTAAAAAAAGTGGCTGGACTATATCTGTAAAGCATAAAAGCTGGAAAAAtttgaaatacaattttataaTGCTCAATatcatgaaaatgtcaaatttgctGGTATGTTTATCCTGTTTCTTAGGAGACATGTAGCCCACATTTGCAAGATCCTTGAGATGTATCATGGTTATGCAGTACTCTGTGCAATTAGTGTTTCAATATGTTATAAAGAAATTCATTTTGAGCCACTTATGTTCAGGCAGTTCTTGATTGgttttgttgaaaaacaaacaagcaaacttAATGACAAATCACTCTAAACTCAGATAGACTCAATGGCAACAAAGACTAAATTATTTACATTGCATGTCAATGTCTCTGCTTGTAAGTATATTGAATCAAAGCAGTACTGAAGACATtctgtgggaaaaaaacaactatatgTGTCACAACCAAGCTGACACCTATCCTTGAGATATTGAATATTAATTGAGCCCAAGGCATGACATGTCGCCGGAAGTATGATTAATTAGAAACCAGAACAGAAGGGTGCTGGGCCAGTAGAGGGTGACGTCTGTTCAGTAAGTCATCGCAGCAGTGGCATCGATGATAAGCAGAGCAAGAGTGTAAGCTAGTCCAATTATGTTACTAAGACTCTGTTTGTGactgttttgaatgtgaaaatgGTATTAATTTGACAGATATGATCAGAATATGGAACTCCTTTTCACTTCTCTGAATATTAGGTAGTATGTAACAAAACCACCCGGTTTCTTTTATTGAGCTAAAAAGGGGAAGTGTTTGGTACTTCTACAAACACCGTGTGACACTTC
Above is a window of Etheostoma spectabile isolate EspeVRDwgs_2016 chromosome 14, UIUC_Espe_1.0, whole genome shotgun sequence DNA encoding:
- the LOC116701295 gene encoding methyltransferase-like protein 24 isoform X2, with the protein product MRACALRWGRGGLSLRSGVLLLILIPPVLLALQLLVVGPRLPRGARAGAEEQGIAFSVISIEPERNSRQQESPSRRPGLKEEEEEVEVEDAERREEARAYEDENEMHSRQLNCSRVLSPGQAQASQPPADSPHWLLCAEDWLLPAADGLCVAYSFSMDGGDADFLKTVLGLGCEVHSFDPSNSNASGGHLGNSLANNHGNGGVVSQHKMWLEWRAPRKRKQKTRGNLGSVSQTLADIMAALGHHTVHFLYADLLSAEWRVFQNLIELGTLQSVHHLVATVHLQWAGFEVGGTNEEVLRYWFSVLLGFQASGLKLVHSFAGEGHSVLKQTVANVHSSYTLSWANTRR
- the LOC116701295 gene encoding methyltransferase-like protein 24 isoform X1; translated protein: MRACALRWGRGGLSLRSGVLLLILIPPVLLALQLLVVGPRLPRGARAGAEEQGIAFSVISIEPERNSRQQESPSRRPGLKEEEEEVEVEDAERREEARAYEDENEMHSRQMGPTTLEVQPWATDKPSFAAELKRIITYITRPQLNCSRVLSPGQAQASQPPADSPHWLLCAEDWLLPAADGLCVAYSFSMDGGDADFLKTVLGLGCEVHSFDPSNSNASGGHLGNSLANNHGNGGVVSQHKMWLEWRAPRKRKQKTRGNLGSVSQTLADIMAALGHHTVHFLYADLLSAEWRVFQNLIELGTLQSVHHLVATVHLQWAGFEVGGTNEEVLRYWFSVLLGFQASGLKLVHSFAGEGHSVLKQTVANVHSSYTLSWANTRR